CAGTACCATTGTCTCTATCTGCCCGCGGGTTTCGTTGTTCAGCGGATGAGCAATATCCTTAAACGTTCCGTCTGAAAGTTTTCTGCTTGGCATTACCACAAACAGCCCGTTCTTTCCGTCTATTACCTTTAAACCCCTTACCACAAACGCTTCGTCAAACGTAATGCTTGCGTACGCTTTCAACTTCTGGTCTTCCCCCTCTGCTGCCGCTCTTGGAAAAATCTTAACTTCTGTGATGTTCATGTTTCACACCCTCCTCCCGGATATGACTTATAAACCATAAGCCTTTAAATTGAATGCGCTGTTCTGACAAAACTTCCGGGAAATTTAACTTTCATCTTACGGCAGCAAATATCAGCATCGGTTTTTGTTTCAAATAGCGCAAAAACTGTTGCACCACTGCCGCTCAGAGACGCATCTATGCATTTATTCTGCTTAATAAGAGCTTTCTTGACTTCTTTAAGGCCGGGAAACGCTTTGAAAATTGGTTTTTCAAAGTCATTTTGAAGAAAACCGCCCTTTACTGCCTGCCCTTTCAAATACCTTAGGACAAGTATATTATACGATTTGCCATTTGTCAACTTTTTTTCATTATCCAGCAGTTCATACGCTTTTTTGGTTGAAACATGTGTGTTTTTGCACAAAAGCGTATACCAAAGCGCTTTTTTACGGGTAACAGGGGTGATTTTATCGCCTTTGCCAGTTACCCTTGCCGTCCTGTTATGGATAAAAAACGGGACGTCTGACCCAAGTTTAAACCCAAGCGCGCTTAACGCTTTAAGCGGCGCTTTAACCTTAAAAATGTCATTCATAGCATGCAGCACCGCGGCCGCGTTGCTGCTGCCGCCGCCAAGCCCCGCGCCGTTTGGAATGTGCTTATGCAGCTTTATATCAACTCCGCCTTTGATGTTATAGGCATCCTTAAATAATGCCGCGGCTTTGTACGCAATGTTCTTTTCCTGCCCTATATTCAGCGCGCCGCGGACATCGGTCACGGTAATTAAATCATTGCCGGTTTTTGCGATATCTATAATGTCATAAAGGGATACGGGGT
This sequence is a window from Candidatus Goldiibacteriota bacterium. Protein-coding genes within it:
- the spoVG gene encoding septation regulator SpoVG; translated protein: MNITEVKIFPRAAAEGEDQKLKAYASITFDEAFVVRGLKVIDGKNGLFVVMPSRKLSDGTFKDIAHPLNNETRGQIETMVLEKYGNITQGSEDRAQ
- the ispE gene encoding 4-(cytidine 5'-diphospho)-2-C-methyl-D-erythritol kinase, with translation MIYLSPAKVNLSLQITGKDPKDCYHYIDSIFDPVSLYDIIDIAKTGNDLITVTDVRGALNIGQEKNIAYKAAALFKDAYNIKGGVDIKLHKHIPNGAGLGGGSSNAAAVLHAMNDIFKVKAPLKALSALGFKLGSDVPFFIHNRTARVTGKGDKITPVTRKKALWYTLLCKNTHVSTKKAYELLDNEKKLTNGKSYNILVLRYLKGQAVKGGFLQNDFEKPIFKAFPGLKEVKKALIKQNKCIDASLSGSGATVFALFETKTDADICCRKMKVKFPGSFVRTAHSI